A stretch of DNA from Serinibacter arcticus:
CCGCCGAGCGTGCCGCGGCCGCCCCGGCGCCGGGTGAGCCCGCCCCGACCGCGCCGTCGGACGACCTCGACGTGTCCGTGGGCATGACGCGCCGCGAGCTGCGCGAGCTGCGCCTGCGCCGCGCCCAGCGGGCCGCGCAGGACGAGTCCTCCGAGGCCCCGGAGCCGGTGGCGGCTGCGGCCGAGCCGGAGATCGCACGGTCGCAGGAGGACGACGGCGACGCCGTCCCCGCACAGCTGAACGAGGACCGCACCGCCGTCCTCCCGATCGTCCCCGCGGGCTACCCCTCAACGACGACCACCGCAGCGTCCTCGACCGAGGGGTCCTCGACGGACGCGGGCTCCCCGGAGCTCGGCTTCGGCGTCCCGGCCAGCTCGCCCGCGCCGTGGGGCAGCTCGGCCACCACCGACGGCTCGCCGACCGACCGCTCGACCACGGACGACGCTCCCGCCGACGGCGCCGCGGCCCTCGCCCCGGGCTGGCACGACCCCGCGGCCGGCCGGAGCCGGCGTCGACTCCCGCTGATCATCGCCGCGGTCGTCGCCGTCGTGGTCACCGCGGTCGTCGCGATCGTGCTGCTGCTGAACCGCGGCGGCGACGGCGGCGAGGAGCCCACCACGGCGCCCACGACGGCGGAGGCCGAGCCCACGGGGCTCGCGGCGGTCCTCCCGACCTCCGTCTCGGGCGGTGAGTTCTCCGAGGAGGGGGCGACGGGGGTGACCTACTCCCTCACGGCCGACGGGCTGGTGCCCAACACCGCCGCGCCCGCCGGGTCGACCGAGTCGCTCGTCGGGGTCTACGCGGGTGGCGTGGAGGACATCACGCTCACCGGGTCGACGTTCGCGACGACGCAGGAGGCGCTCGACGCCGCGACCGCCGAGTCGGCCGCGCTCGGCACCCCGCTCGAGACCGGCGTCGTCTTCCCCGACCAGAACATCGGCACCTACTGGGCCTACAACAACGACGGGCTCGTGACCTACCTCTGGCACGACGGCGAGTCGGGCCTGTACACGGTCGTCTCGGAGAGCCCCGAGGACGCGCTCGGTTTCTACACCGGCCTGGACTTCTAGATGACGGCGATGCCCGCGCCCTGGCCCTCCGGCGCCCGGCGGACCTCGACCGGCGCCGTGGCGATCGCCGGCGTCGACCTGGTCGAGCTCGCGGCGACCGGCACCCCCGTCTACGTGCTCGACGAGCACGACATGCGCGGCCGCGCCCGCGCCTACCGCGACGCCTTCGCCACGGCCTCCGCCGAGGTCGGGACCGAGGTCGACGTCTACTACGCGGGCAAGGCGTTCCTGAGCACGGCCGTCGCCCGCTGGATGCACGCCGAGGGGCTGCGGATCGACTCCGCGACGCTCGGCGAGCTGACGACCGCGCTCCGGGCCGGCGTGCCCGCCGCCGACATCGGCCTGCACGGCAACAACAAGTCCGACGAGGAGATCGAGCTCGCCCTCACGAGCGGCGTCGGCCGCCTCGTGCTGGACTCGCTCCCCGAGGTCGCCCGCGTCGCCGACGCCGCCGCCCGGCTGGGCGTCCGCGCCCCGGTGATGGTGCGCGTGACGACGGGCGTCCACGCCGGCGGGCACGAGTACATCTCCACAGCGCACGAGGACCAGAAGTTCGGGCTGTCGATGGCGTCGCCCGACGGTGAGGACTCCCCGGCCGTGACGGCCGTGCTGGCGGTCCTCGAGCGCACGGAGCTCGACCTGCTCGGGCTGCACTCGCACATCGGCTCCCAGATCCTCGACCCGGCGGGCTTCGGCGTGGCGACGCGCGCCGTGATGGGGCTGCGGGCGGAGATCGCGCGCCGCACGGGCGTGCTGGTGCCCGAGCTCGACCTCGGGGGCGGTTTCGGCGTCGCCTACCTGCCCGGCGAGGTCCCGCTGGACCCGGAGCGCGCCGCGAAGGAGATGGTCTCGGCCCTGGCCGATGTCGGCCGCGAGCTCGGCACCCCGCTGCCGCGCCTGTCGATCGAGCCCGGCCGCTCCGTCGTCGCGCCGGCGGGGATCACGCTCTACACGGTCGGCACGGTGAAGCCGGTGCGGACCGAGGACGGCACCGTGCGCACCTACGTCGCGGTCGACGGCGGCATGAGCGACAACATCCGGCCCGCGCTGTACGGCGCCGCGTACCACGCCGAGATCGTCTCGCGCGTCTCGGAGGCGCCGGGCACGCGCTGCCGCGTGGTGGGCAAGCACTGCGAGAGCGGCGACATCGTCGTGCACGACGTCGAGCTGCCCGCCGACGTCGCGGCCGGCGACCTGCTCGCCGTCGCCGTCACGGGGGCCTACGGCCGGTCGATGGCGAGCACGTACAACCTCGTCCCGCGCCCCGGCGTCGTCGCCGTGGCCGACGGCGTGGCGACGCCGATCGTGCGCCGCGAGACCGTCGAGGACCTGCTCGCGCTCGACCTCGGCTGAGCGGGTCGAGGGCGCGAGGCCGTCCGCCCCTGGGACACCCGCTCGGTCCACCCGCGTCGACCCGTAAGGTTGGCGCACCCCCGCCCGGCTCCCGAGGAGATGCAGTGCCAGTGCTCGACGCGCCCGAGGGTGCCCCCGATCTCGCGATCGCCGTTCTCGGGTGCGGCACCGTCGGCACCCAGGTCGTCCGACTCCTGACCGAGCACGCCGACGACCTCGGCCGGCGCATCGGCCGCGGGGTCCGCATCTCCGGCGTGCTGGTGAGCGACCTCGACAAGCCCCGCGACCCGGCCGTGCCGACGGCGCTCCTCACGACCGACGCGAGCGCCCTGATCGAAGGGGCCGACGTCGTCGTCGAGCTCCTCGGCGGGACGACGACGGCGCGAGACCTCGTGCTCGCGGCCCTCACCTCGGGCGCGAGCGTGGTCACGGCGAACAAGGCGCTGCTGGCGACCTCGGGTCCCGAGCTCTACGCCGCGGCCGACACCGCCGGCGTCGACCTCCTGTTCGAGGCGGCCGTCGCGGGTGCCGTGCCGGTGGTCCGAGGCGTGCGCGAGTCGCTCGCGGGTGACCGCGTGCAGCGCGTGCTGGGCATCGTCAACGGCACCACCAACTTCATCCTCGACGAGATGACCACCGGCGGGCTCGACTTCGACGTCGCGCTGACGCAGGCGCAGGACCTGGGCTACGCCGAGGCCGACCCGACCGCCGACGTCGACGGTCACGACGCGGCCGCCAAGGCGGCGATCCTCGCGTCGCTCGCGTTCCACACCCGGGTCGCGCTGGCCGACGTCGCGTGCGAGGGCATCCGTGAGATCACGGCTGCCGACATCGCGGCCGCGCGGGAGTCCGGCGGCGTGATCAAGCTGCTGGCCGTCGCCGAGCGCGTCCCCGCCACCGCCGACCGCGGTGAGGCCGTCGCCGTCCGCGTCAACCCCGTCATCCTCCCCACCGCCCACCCGCTGGCCGGCGTCGGGGGCGCCTACAACGCCGTCGTCGTCGAGGCGGAGGCCGCCGGCCGTCTGATGTTCTACGGCGCCGGGGCCGGCGGTGCGCCGACGGCGAGCGCCGTGCTCGGCGACATCGTCTCGGCCGCGCGTCACCGCACCCACGGGGGCCGCGCGCCGGCCGAGAGCGCGTCCGCCGCCCTCCCGCTGGCCGGACCGGCCGACGTCGTGGCCCGCCTGCAGATCCGCCTGCTGGTCGACGACCGCCCGGGCGTGCTCGCGCAGGTCGCGACCGTCGTCGCCGAGCACGGCGTCTCGATCGAGTCGGTGCGCCAGCAGGTCTCGGACGAGGGCGCCGCCGTCCTCGCCGTCGTCACCCACGAGGCCGACGAGGCCTCGCTCGCCGCGACCGTCGAGGCGCTGCGCACCGCCGACGGCGTGCGACGAGTGCTGTCGGCCCACCGCGTCGAGCGCGCCTGAGACCTGATCACACGAGGAGAGAACCATGGCCCACCAGTGGCGAGGACTGATCGCCGAGTACGCCGACTTCCTGCCGATCGAGCCGGGCGAGCCCACGGTCACGCTCGGTGAGGGCGGCACGCCGCTCGTCGAGGCACCCGCGATCTCGGAGCGCACGGGGGCGCGCGTCTTCCTCAAGGTCGAGGGCGCGAACCCGACGGGCTCGTTCAAGGACCGCGGCATGACGATGGCCGTCTCGAAGGTGGCCGCCGCCGGGGGAGCGCTCGTGCTGTGCGCCTCCACGGGCAACACCTCCGCCTCGGCCGCCGCGTACGCCGCCCGTGCGGGCCTGCCCTGCGCCGTCGTGCTGCCCGCCGGGAAGATCGCCGCGGGCAAGCTCGCGCAGGCGATCGTGCACGGCGCCACGCTCGTCTCGCTCGAGGGCAACTTCGACGACGGTCTGCGCGTGGTGCGCGAGCTGGGGCAGCGCCCCGACGTCGCGCTGGTCAACTCCGTCAACCCGTACCGCCTGCAGGGCCAGAAGACCGCGGCGTTCGAGATCGTCGACGCGCTCGGTGACGCCCCGGCGATCCACGTGCTCCCCGTCGGCAACGCCGGCAACATCTCCGCGTACTGGATGGGCTACCGCGAGTACGCGGCCGCCGGTCTGGCGACCCGGACCCCGCAGATGTGGGGCGTGCAGGCCGACGGCGCCGCGCCGTTCGTCAAGGGTGAGCCGGTCGAGAACCCCGAGACGATCGCCACCGCGATCCGCATCGGCAACCCCGCCTCGTGGGGACTCGCCGTCGCCGCGCGCGACGACTCCGGCGGCCGGATCGACGCCGTCGGCGACGCCGAGATCCTCGACGCCCAGGCGCTCATCGCCCGCGAGGTCGGCGTGTTCGTCGAACCCGCCTCGGCAGCCTCGGTCGCCGGCCTGATGGCGCGCGCGGCCGCGGGCGAGGTCCCGCAGGGCGTCACCATCGTGTGCACCGTGACCGGCAACGGCCTCAAGGACACCGCGACGGCGCTCGGCGACACGCCGATCGACCCCGTGGTCGTCCCCGCGACGACCGCCGCGGTCGCGGACGCGCTCCGCCTGATCTGAGGAGCGACGCCATGAGGATCGCCACGGACTCCGTGCGGGTGCGGGTGCCCGCCACCAGCGCCAATCTCGGCCCCGGCTTCGACGTGTTCGGGCTCGCGCTGGGCCTGCACGACGTCGTCGAGGTCCGGGCCACCGCCGGCGCCACGCGGACGACGGTCCGCGGCGAGGGGGCCGGCACGGTGCCCGAGGGCGAGGAGCACCTCGTGGTGCGCGCCCTGCGCACGGGGCTGGAGCTGGCCGGGGCGCCGCAGGTCGGGCTCGACCTGACCGCGTTCAACCGCATCCCGCACGGCCGCGGCCTCGGCTCGTCGGCCGCCGCCGTCGTGGCCGGGCTGGTCGCGGCGCGCGGGCTGATCTCCGAGCCCGAGGCGCTCTCCGAGCAGGTGATCCTCGACGTCGCGACCGAGTGGGAGGGACACCCCGACAACGCGGCTGCCGTCGTGCTCGGGGGAGCGACGCTCGCCTGGACCTCTACCCCGGCCGACGCCGACGCCGCTCCGGTGGTCGAGGCGGTCCGGCTCGAGGTCGACCCGACCCTGGTGTGCACGGTGCTGATCCCGACGACGGAGCTCGCCACCACGGTGGCGCGCTCGGTCCTCCCGGCGACGGTCCCGCACGCCGACGCCGCCTTCACCGGTGCGCGCACGGCGCTGCTGGTTCTGGCGCTGGGCGGACGTCGCGAGCTGATGATGGCCGCGACCGAGGACCGGCTCCACCAGCCCTACCGCCGGGACGTCCTGCCGGACTCCTCGGCGCTCGTGGACGCGCTGCGGCGGGCCGGGCTGCCGGCCGTCATCTCGGGGGCGGGTCCGACGGTGCTCGTCCTGGGCGAGCTGCCCGACCGGGTCGAGGCCGCCGTCGTCGCCCAGGGGTGGCGCGCCATGAAGCTGCCGGTCGACCACGCGGGGGCCGGCGCGGTGTAGAGTGGCGGTGCACCGCGCGGCATCCCAGCGCACGACCACCGTGGTCACCCCTCCCCGATCGCCCTCCCTGTGGAGCCGATCGGGAGGACGACCGCCCGTGGCTGCATCTGGATGGCAACCAGACGCCCCCGACC
This window harbors:
- the thrC gene encoding threonine synthase, which codes for MAHQWRGLIAEYADFLPIEPGEPTVTLGEGGTPLVEAPAISERTGARVFLKVEGANPTGSFKDRGMTMAVSKVAAAGGALVLCASTGNTSASAAAYAARAGLPCAVVLPAGKIAAGKLAQAIVHGATLVSLEGNFDDGLRVVRELGQRPDVALVNSVNPYRLQGQKTAAFEIVDALGDAPAIHVLPVGNAGNISAYWMGYREYAAAGLATRTPQMWGVQADGAAPFVKGEPVENPETIATAIRIGNPASWGLAVAARDDSGGRIDAVGDAEILDAQALIAREVGVFVEPASAASVAGLMARAAAGEVPQGVTIVCTVTGNGLKDTATALGDTPIDPVVVPATTAAVADALRLI
- the lysA gene encoding diaminopimelate decarboxylase, which gives rise to MTAMPAPWPSGARRTSTGAVAIAGVDLVELAATGTPVYVLDEHDMRGRARAYRDAFATASAEVGTEVDVYYAGKAFLSTAVARWMHAEGLRIDSATLGELTTALRAGVPAADIGLHGNNKSDEEIELALTSGVGRLVLDSLPEVARVADAAARLGVRAPVMVRVTTGVHAGGHEYISTAHEDQKFGLSMASPDGEDSPAVTAVLAVLERTELDLLGLHSHIGSQILDPAGFGVATRAVMGLRAEIARRTGVLVPELDLGGGFGVAYLPGEVPLDPERAAKEMVSALADVGRELGTPLPRLSIEPGRSVVAPAGITLYTVGTVKPVRTEDGTVRTYVAVDGGMSDNIRPALYGAAYHAEIVSRVSEAPGTRCRVVGKHCESGDIVVHDVELPADVAAGDLLAVAVTGAYGRSMASTYNLVPRPGVVAVADGVATPIVRRETVEDLLALDLG
- the thrB gene encoding homoserine kinase codes for the protein MRIATDSVRVRVPATSANLGPGFDVFGLALGLHDVVEVRATAGATRTTVRGEGAGTVPEGEEHLVVRALRTGLELAGAPQVGLDLTAFNRIPHGRGLGSSAAAVVAGLVAARGLISEPEALSEQVILDVATEWEGHPDNAAAVVLGGATLAWTSTPADADAAPVVEAVRLEVDPTLVCTVLIPTTELATTVARSVLPATVPHADAAFTGARTALLVLALGGRRELMMAATEDRLHQPYRRDVLPDSSALVDALRRAGLPAVISGAGPTVLVLGELPDRVEAAVVAQGWRAMKLPVDHAGAGAV
- a CDS encoding homoserine dehydrogenase; protein product: MLDAPEGAPDLAIAVLGCGTVGTQVVRLLTEHADDLGRRIGRGVRISGVLVSDLDKPRDPAVPTALLTTDASALIEGADVVVELLGGTTTARDLVLAALTSGASVVTANKALLATSGPELYAAADTAGVDLLFEAAVAGAVPVVRGVRESLAGDRVQRVLGIVNGTTNFILDEMTTGGLDFDVALTQAQDLGYAEADPTADVDGHDAAAKAAILASLAFHTRVALADVACEGIREITAADIAAARESGGVIKLLAVAERVPATADRGEAVAVRVNPVILPTAHPLAGVGGAYNAVVVEAEAAGRLMFYGAGAGGAPTASAVLGDIVSAARHRTHGGRAPAESASAALPLAGPADVVARLQIRLLVDDRPGVLAQVATVVAEHGVSIESVRQQVSDEGAAVLAVVTHEADEASLAATVEALRTADGVRRVLSAHRVERA